From the genome of Blautia pseudococcoides, one region includes:
- a CDS encoding DUF3784 domain-containing protein — protein sequence MLIIWGIAVLMGVLTVVLLLGKGSFLIAGYNTSSKEEKKEYNEKRLCRVMGGGMGVITLMLIGWGVMGEKFPVSVFVIVTIITVILIQVLSSTICRAQVNDGGDQKKETSRDQIYRRASFICSAVILAGVTFVLFTGHVTPVLHEDSLEIQVSYWSDNEVAYRSIKSVAYMEDLQRGSRKGGIGGPTLQAGHFKNAEFGDYMLYSYTSCDSFVVLDTEQGTVVLNGKDKAATKELYEELLEKVGEG from the coding sequence ATGTTGATCATTTGGGGAATCGCAGTTTTAATGGGTGTGCTGACCGTGGTTCTGCTGCTGGGGAAAGGGAGTTTTTTGATCGCCGGATATAATACTTCCAGCAAAGAAGAGAAAAAAGAATATAATGAAAAAAGGCTGTGCCGGGTCATGGGCGGAGGCATGGGCGTTATTACTCTTATGTTGATCGGCTGGGGCGTTATGGGTGAAAAATTCCCTGTATCTGTCTTTGTTATCGTCACCATAATTACCGTGATCCTTATACAAGTATTGAGCAGTACCATCTGCCGGGCGCAGGTAAATGACGGAGGGGATCAAAAGAAAGAAACATCCAGAGACCAGATATACAGGCGGGCTTCCTTTATATGCTCAGCAGTCATACTGGCAGGAGTTACTTTTGTGCTTTTCACAGGTCATGTCACTCCGGTTCTGCATGAGGACTCCCTGGAGATTCAAGTGTCCTATTGGTCGGATAATGAGGTGGCCTACCGTTCGATCAAATCCGTTGCGTACATGGAAGATTTGCAGCGGGGCAGTCGAAAAGGAGGTATCGGAGGTCCAACCCTGCAGGCCGGTCATTTCAAGAATGCAGAGTTTGGGGATTATATGCTGTATTCCTATACTTCATGTGACAGTTTTGTGGTTTTGGACACAGAGCAGGGAACGGTGGTGCTGAATGGAAAAGATAAGGCGGCAACAAAAGAATTATATGAGGAACTGCTCGAAAAAGTGGGAGAAGGCTGA
- a CDS encoding LysR family transcriptional regulator produces MNTKDLKCFEAVYQEQSISKAARRLYITPQGLGKNIRTLEAELETRLFERTKQGMRPTESADFLYGRTKKIIQELEELENGVRQLENRKIVLRIGYACGVFNVLPFQLILNFMRDNPNIRVEWNEYSNEEVKAMLEDSMLEYGFIVGRHEGEEMIQRKLDGREVLLLVHEGHPLYKKERINADMLREENMILMNEHFHMFHDFTAICRAKGFSPNIIAKTSDGAVLYKLCRQKIGLAVIPEFMLEDFRMDHMRAIPFEEDLTWDVFGVYKEDTKNYETIQRFDMTVRLSELSHATSH; encoded by the coding sequence ATGAACACAAAAGATTTAAAATGTTTCGAGGCTGTGTATCAGGAGCAGAGTATCAGTAAAGCCGCCAGACGTCTGTACATCACCCCGCAGGGACTGGGAAAAAACATCAGAACCCTGGAGGCGGAGCTGGAAACCAGACTTTTTGAACGGACAAAACAGGGCATGCGCCCCACAGAGAGCGCGGACTTTCTCTATGGAAGGACAAAGAAGATCATACAGGAGCTGGAGGAACTGGAGAACGGCGTCAGACAGCTGGAAAACAGGAAAATAGTCCTCCGCATCGGATACGCCTGCGGTGTCTTCAATGTTCTTCCTTTTCAGTTGATCTTAAACTTCATGAGAGATAACCCTAATATCCGGGTGGAGTGGAACGAATACTCCAACGAGGAGGTAAAAGCCATGCTGGAGGATTCCATGCTGGAATATGGTTTTATCGTCGGAAGGCATGAGGGGGAAGAAATGATACAGCGCAAGCTGGATGGAAGAGAGGTTCTGCTGCTGGTCCATGAGGGCCATCCTCTCTATAAAAAAGAGCGGATAAATGCAGACATGCTGAGAGAAGAAAATATGATACTCATGAATGAACATTTCCACATGTTTCATGATTTTACAGCTATCTGCCGTGCAAAAGGATTCTCCCCCAATATCATCGCAAAAACATCAGATGGTGCGGTTCTGTATAAACTTTGCCGTCAGAAAATCGGGCTTGCCGTCATACCGGAGTTTATGCTGGAGGATTTCCGCATGGATCATATGCGCGCCATCCCATTTGAAGAGGATCTGACTTGGGATGTGTTCGGCGTCTATAAGGAAGATACGAAAAATTATGAAACCATACAGCGGTTTGACATGACAGTTCGGCTATCTGAACTGTCACATGCAACCAGCCACTAA
- a CDS encoding ABC transporter permease, which produces MNTPQKIEFLLKKLVQILLSMLMLSILVFFIARLSPGDPLKSYYGESVERMSESQKDKARERLGLNEPMTVQYIRWVENALHGDFGISYKYKQDVGAVIEKVYANTLILGGLSYVLTFLLAVLLGIFCAMRENTLIDRCICKIGTVTNCIPSFFVALVLILVFGVNLAVLPTSGAYALGGEHSLGDRLVHLILPVAVMVLSHLWYYTYMVRNKLLEEIREDYVLLCKVKGMGKCRIMFTHCLRKILPSLISIMAISVPHIIGGTYIAESVFSYPGLGTLSMESAQYHDYNMLMVLSLITGFAVIAANVAGQIISEWIDPRMKQERGEKTA; this is translated from the coding sequence TTGAATACACCACAGAAGATTGAATTTTTATTGAAAAAGCTGGTACAGATCCTGCTGTCCATGCTGATGCTGTCCATACTGGTATTTTTTATTGCCCGTCTTTCCCCCGGGGACCCTTTAAAATCCTACTACGGGGAGAGTGTGGAGCGGATGAGTGAGAGCCAGAAGGATAAAGCCAGGGAGCGTCTGGGTCTCAATGAACCTATGACTGTACAATACATACGCTGGGTGGAAAATGCCCTGCACGGGGACTTTGGGATTTCATATAAGTATAAACAGGATGTGGGGGCAGTCATAGAGAAAGTTTATGCCAATACCCTTATACTGGGAGGCTTATCCTATGTACTCACCTTTCTTTTGGCTGTACTTTTGGGTATCTTCTGCGCAATGCGGGAAAATACCCTGATCGACAGGTGTATCTGTAAAATCGGGACCGTGACGAACTGTATCCCATCCTTCTTTGTTGCACTAGTACTGATCCTCGTCTTCGGTGTGAATCTGGCTGTACTGCCCACCAGCGGCGCCTATGCCCTGGGAGGGGAACATTCCCTGGGAGACAGGCTCGTGCATCTGATCCTGCCGGTGGCCGTTATGGTGTTATCCCATCTGTGGTATTACACTTATATGGTAAGAAACAAACTTCTGGAGGAGATCCGTGAAGATTATGTACTTCTGTGCAAGGTAAAAGGCATGGGGAAATGCCGCATCATGTTCACCCACTGCCTGAGGAAAATCCTGCCTTCCCTGATCAGCATCATGGCAATTTCCGTTCCCCACATAATCGGGGGGACCTATATCGCGGAGAGTGTCTTTTCTTATCCGGGCCTTGGGACTTTGAGTATGGAAAGTGCCCAATACCATGACTATAACATGCTGATGGTTTTAAGTCTTATAACAGGTTTTGCGGTCATTGCAGCCAATGTGGCAGGCCAGATCATCAGCGAATGGATCGATCCCAGAATGAAACAGGAAAGAGGGGAAAAGACAGCATGA
- a CDS encoding oxidoreductase, giving the protein MKYKNLFTPVRIGNVTLKNRFALAPMGPLGLADAQGGFNQRGIDYYTERAKGGTGLIITGVTFSDCQVETQSMPNCPNSTYNPVHFIRTSREMTERVHAYGSKIFLMMSGGFGRVTIPTNLGEFPPVAPSAIPHRWLDKTCRPLTKEEIRSIVKSFGDGAYNAKRGGFDGIEVHAVHEGYLLDQFAISMFNQRTDEYGGSLENRLRFAREVVEEIKSRCGEDFPVVLRYSVKSMIKDWREGALPGEDFEEKGRDTQEGLEAAKLLVSYGYDALDTDVGTYDAWWWNHPPMYQEKGLFRPYCKMVKEVVDVPVLCAGRMDNPDMASEAVEDGTCDIVSLGRPLLADPDYVNKLRAGRMEEIRPCISCQEGCMGRVQEYSMINCAVNPQAARERVTAYEPVRKSKKVLVVGGGVAGCEAARVLAVRGHMPELFEKAGSLGGNLIPGGAPAFKEDDLELAKWYETALKKLDVPVHLHTEVRKEDVLNAEYDAVIVATGSSPKVFPLGDDTHVYTAAQVLTKEKDCGSSTVVVGGGLVGCETALWLAQNGKQVTIVEALDRLMAVNGPLCHANKDMLERLIPYNGIDVVTGAKVTGFKNGALWYLIQDEEKQISCDSVILSVGYREENMLYQDLQFDVPEIYLLGDAKKVSNIMYAIWDAFEVANHI; this is encoded by the coding sequence ATGAAATATAAAAATCTATTTACTCCTGTGCGGATAGGAAATGTTACCTTAAAGAACCGTTTTGCACTGGCGCCAATGGGGCCTCTGGGGCTGGCAGATGCCCAGGGCGGGTTTAACCAGAGAGGGATTGACTACTACACAGAACGCGCAAAAGGCGGTACCGGCCTGATCATCACAGGCGTTACCTTCTCAGACTGCCAGGTGGAGACACAGAGTATGCCAAACTGTCCGAATTCCACCTATAATCCTGTGCATTTTATCCGTACCAGCAGAGAGATGACAGAGCGGGTCCATGCATACGGAAGTAAGATCTTTCTTATGATGTCCGGTGGTTTCGGACGTGTTACCATTCCCACCAACCTGGGGGAATTTCCGCCGGTAGCGCCTTCCGCCATTCCGCACAGATGGCTTGATAAGACCTGCCGTCCCCTGACAAAAGAGGAAATCCGCAGCATTGTAAAATCTTTCGGTGACGGCGCTTATAATGCCAAACGGGGAGGATTTGACGGTATTGAGGTACATGCAGTCCATGAGGGATACCTGTTGGACCAGTTTGCCATCTCCATGTTCAATCAGAGAACCGATGAGTACGGCGGCTCCCTGGAGAACCGTCTCCGTTTTGCGAGAGAAGTGGTGGAAGAGATCAAATCCCGCTGCGGAGAAGATTTTCCGGTTGTCCTGCGCTACAGCGTGAAAAGCATGATAAAAGACTGGAGAGAGGGCGCCCTTCCCGGAGAGGATTTTGAGGAAAAAGGCCGTGATACCCAGGAAGGACTGGAAGCGGCAAAACTCCTTGTAAGCTATGGCTATGATGCCCTTGATACAGATGTGGGAACCTACGATGCCTGGTGGTGGAACCATCCCCCGATGTACCAGGAAAAGGGCTTGTTCCGCCCTTACTGCAAAATGGTGAAAGAAGTGGTGGATGTACCTGTACTCTGTGCAGGACGTATGGACAACCCTGATATGGCATCCGAGGCAGTGGAAGACGGGACCTGCGATATCGTGAGCCTTGGACGCCCCCTTCTGGCTGACCCGGATTATGTGAACAAACTCCGGGCAGGGCGAATGGAGGAGATCCGTCCCTGTATCTCCTGTCAGGAGGGCTGTATGGGACGCGTACAGGAATATTCCATGATCAACTGCGCGGTGAATCCCCAGGCTGCCCGGGAGAGAGTAACGGCCTATGAACCTGTGCGGAAAAGCAAAAAAGTATTGGTAGTGGGCGGCGGTGTGGCCGGATGTGAAGCGGCAAGAGTGCTTGCTGTCCGCGGTCACATGCCGGAGCTGTTTGAAAAGGCAGGAAGCCTTGGCGGCAATCTGATCCCGGGTGGTGCCCCTGCTTTTAAAGAAGATGACCTGGAGCTGGCAAAATGGTATGAAACTGCATTGAAAAAGCTGGATGTCCCGGTGCATCTCCATACGGAAGTCCGTAAAGAAGATGTGCTGAACGCAGAGTATGATGCTGTGATAGTTGCCACAGGCTCCAGCCCTAAAGTATTCCCTCTGGGTGATGATACCCATGTTTATACTGCGGCACAGGTGCTCACTAAAGAGAAGGACTGCGGCAGCAGCACAGTTGTGGTGGGCGGCGGCCTGGTAGGCTGTGAGACGGCCCTTTGGCTGGCGCAGAATGGGAAACAAGTGACGATCGTGGAGGCACTGGACAGGCTGATGGCAGTCAACGGCCCGCTCTGTCATGCCAACAAAGATATGCTGGAGCGCCTGATTCCCTACAACGGCATTGATGTGGTGACGGGTGCCAAAGTGACAGGATTTAAGAACGGTGCGTTATGGTATCTTATTCAGGATGAGGAGAAGCAGATCTCCTGTGACAGTGTCATTTTATCTGTTGGCTACAGAGAGGAAAATATGCTCTATCAGGATCTGCAGTTTGATGTGCCGGAAATCTATCTTCTGGGTGATGCAAAGAAAGTTTCCAATATTATGTATGCAATCTGGGATGCTTTTGAAGTGGCAAACCATATTTAA